GTTTTAGCATCCTTTATTTAAAACATAAAAGAACCGATACTCGTTTCATGCAAGTATCGGTTCTTTATACAAAATTGCCATTTTTTCTATTGTATAAAATAAATATTTCTCCACTTAATCCGTTGTAAAAACCTCTCTCGTTACATCAATAAATTGCTGCAGTGGCAATGTCATCCATTTATCTTTATGCCAAGCAATTTGTGTATAAATCGGTGAGATTGCACTTTCTACATGTAACTCTTCTATCGTCCCTTCTCGTATATCTTTTTCTACTACTATCGCTGGTAAAACAGCTATTCCTAAATCTGCAATAACACATTGTTTAATTGCCTCTACACTAACGAACTCAATTTTATTTGCTGGATACACATCTTCTGTACGAAGTAGCTCTTCAAATAAAGTCCGGTACGAGCACCCTAGCTCTGTTAGCAACAACGTCTCACTTTCTAAATTTTTTGTAGAAATGGAAGCTTTCTCGAGTAAATGATGCCCTGAAGCAGCTACTATTTTTAATTCTTCTTTCATAAGCGGCTCCACATGTAAAGTATCTTCTGTTTTACATTCGTCCAAAATAAATACAAGATCGACTTTTCCCTCCATCAATTGTTCCTTCGCATCTTTATTGGAATGCGCTGGTTTAAATATAAGCTTGATTTGAGGAAATTGTGCTTTAAACCTCTTTAATATAGAAGGAAGTCTATATGTACATTGGCTTTCTTGCGCACCGATTATTAACGTACCTGCTATTTCTTCATCATCTTTCACAGCCATTTTCGCTTCGTTACTGAGTGCAATCATCTTGTCGGCATATAGTTGAAACTTCCTACCTGCTTCAGTTAAGAAAAGGCGTTTTCCTAATCTTTCAAATAACGGCGTACCTAGCTCAGCTTCTAACGTTTTAATTTGCGCTGTTACGCTTGATTGAGCAAAGTTTAATTTCTTCGCAGTTTGGGTAAAGTTCAAAGTGTCCGCGGCTATTTTAAATGTAATTAATTGTTTTATCTCCATTTATCATCCCTCTTTTCAATCGTAATTTCCGATTGATTTCATCGAAATAATCCTCTTTGTCTATCGATATTTGTATTGTATGATAAAGAGCATCGACAAACAATATAAATGGAGGTATTCCATATGAAAGCACTTTGTTTCGAACAGTTTGGAAATCCAGATGTACTACAATATAAAGAAATACATGACCCAATTATAAACCCAAATGAAATTCTTATCCGTACGAAAGCAATTGGATTAAACTTTGCTGATATTTATAGACGCCGCGGCGATTATCATCTCGCTGGCAACCCACCGTATATATTAGGTTATGAAGGGGCTGGCATTGTTGAAAAAGTAGGAGCTGACGTTACGAATATTAATCCTGGAAATCGTATTGCATTTGCTGATGTACCATTTGCAAATGCAGAACTAGTTGCCGTTCCATCTGAGAAAGCAATTGTACTTCCAGATGCTATCTCTTTTGAAACAGCCGCTTCTGTCTTATTACAAGGATTAACAGCACATTATTTAACGAAAGATAGCTATCAAATAAAACAAGATGATATAGCTTTAGTACATGCCGCAGCTGGTGGTGTTGGGCAACTTCTTATCCAAATAATTAAACTACTAGGCGGAACAGTAATCGGCCTCACGTCATCAAAAGAAAAAGCACAAATAGCTACATTAGCTGGTGCTGATTACGTATTTTTATATACGGAAGCATGGCCTGCGAAAGTACTTGAAATAACAAACGCTGATGGAGTAAATGTTGTATATGAATCAGTAGGTTCTACATTAGAGGAAAGTTTTAGCGCTACTAAAACTGGTGGTACTGTCGTATTTTACGGAATGGCCGGTGGTAATCCTGCGCCTGTTGATCCGCGTATGCTTATGGATACTTCGAAAACTTTAACTGGCGGAGACCTTTGGAACGTACTTACTACGTATGAAGAACGTAAAAAGCGATCTACTCAACTATTTGATTGGATCGCTACTGGCAAATTAAACATTGCGAGCCCTACTACATTCTCCTTACAAGATGGTGCCATTGCACATAAATTATTAGAGAGCAGAAAAAGTACAGGGAAGATTTTATTAATCCCATAATTCATAAAATAAAAAGGAAGCTAGATCTCTCTACCTTCCTTTTCTTATTTTTATATTTCCACACTCTCTTTCCCTTTTGCAACATAACTCATATCTCCAACCGACTCGACTGTGTATGTTCCATTTTGATATATAATCTTCGTCACACTAGCATTTTCTACTCCAAGTTTTGTTTGGCTACTGTCTAACATTTCGATTAATGTAGTAATTAAAAGCCCATGAACGACAACTAAAACGTTGCCGCCTCCATTTGCAGCAGATTCTTCACTAATTTTATCAATCTCTGCTTTTATACGAGTAGAAAATAATTCCCAATCTTCCGCCTGTTTTGTAGGATCCGCTGCTCTAATAAGATTAATCACTTCTTGAATAGAAAACTTCATAAGTTCTTCTGGTGATGCAACGCCCGCAGCTTTTCCAACCACATCCCACATATTTTCAAGTTTTTCACCTTCAAAAATACCAAAATTTAATTCTCGTAAATTTTTTCTTTTCTCAAGTTTTAACTTTGTTTGCTCACTATATTTTAATACTAAATTAGCAGTTTCAATCGCTCGGCCACTATCACTACTATACGCATTCGCAAAATGAACATCTTTTAATCCCGTTCCTAAATTAGAGGCAACTTCCACACCTATTTCTACTAACGGAGAGTCTGCCCACCCTTGCGCACGATGATTCGTATTTAATATTGTTTTACCGTGTCTCGTAACATATAACGTAACTATATTCTCATTGCTATCTGTTTCTCGCTTCTTCATTCAATTCTCTCCCTTTACATTTCTATATCAATTTTACCACCTTAATTGTTCATTGAGCAAAATATACGTAAGTACATTCGTTTAATAAAAAAGCTATCTTTCTGTATATCCCTACAAAAAGATAGCATCTTTTATGATTACATTTTTTAACCGATACTCCTACTCAGCAAATGCACTCGAATATTGTACAATTCCTTCTACACCTTGCAGAGCGTTCTCACTTAGCTCAATCACCATAAACACTTCATCTGGCACTTCAAATGGTGCTTTTATATTCCACTCACTTGCTTT
This Bacillus paramycoides DNA region includes the following protein-coding sequences:
- a CDS encoding LysR family transcriptional regulator — protein: MEIKQLITFKIAADTLNFTQTAKKLNFAQSSVTAQIKTLEAELGTPLFERLGKRLFLTEAGRKFQLYADKMIALSNEAKMAVKDDEEIAGTLIIGAQESQCTYRLPSILKRFKAQFPQIKLIFKPAHSNKDAKEQLMEGKVDLVFILDECKTEDTLHVEPLMKEELKIVAASGHHLLEKASISTKNLESETLLLTELGCSYRTLFEELLRTEDVYPANKIEFVSVEAIKQCVIADLGIAVLPAIVVEKDIREGTIEELHVESAISPIYTQIAWHKDKWMTLPLQQFIDVTREVFTTD
- a CDS encoding quinone oxidoreductase family protein → MKALCFEQFGNPDVLQYKEIHDPIINPNEILIRTKAIGLNFADIYRRRGDYHLAGNPPYILGYEGAGIVEKVGADVTNINPGNRIAFADVPFANAELVAVPSEKAIVLPDAISFETAASVLLQGLTAHYLTKDSYQIKQDDIALVHAAAGGVGQLLIQIIKLLGGTVIGLTSSKEKAQIATLAGADYVFLYTEAWPAKVLEITNADGVNVVYESVGSTLEESFSATKTGGTVVFYGMAGGNPAPVDPRMLMDTSKTLTGGDLWNVLTTYEERKKRSTQLFDWIATGKLNIASPTTFSLQDGAIAHKLLESRKSTGKILLIP
- a CDS encoding histidine phosphatase family protein, which translates into the protein MKKRETDSNENIVTLYVTRHGKTILNTNHRAQGWADSPLVEIGVEVASNLGTGLKDVHFANAYSSDSGRAIETANLVLKYSEQTKLKLEKRKNLRELNFGIFEGEKLENMWDVVGKAAGVASPEELMKFSIQEVINLIRAADPTKQAEDWELFSTRIKAEIDKISEESAANGGGNVLVVVHGLLITTLIEMLDSSQTKLGVENASVTKIIYQNGTYTVESVGDMSYVAKGKESVEI